The DNA window GGAGATGGCCCTCAAGCGGGTCGATGTGGCCTTCGAGTTTATGGAAAAGCTGGGTGTGCCGTTTTATTGCTTTCACGATCGGGATGTGGCGCCGGAAGGGGCGAATTTGGCCGAGACCAACCGCAATCTGGACGTGGTGGTCCGCCGTCTCAAGGAGCAGCAACAGCGCACGGGCATCCGTTTGCTTTGGGGCACGGCCAATCTTTTCAGCAACAAGCGGTATGTGCATGGGGCGGCGACCAGTTGCAATGCGGATGTCTTTGCCTATGCCGCGGCGCAAGTGAAGAAAGCGATGGAGGTCACCCTGGAGCTAGGCGGGGCCAACTACCTGTTCTGGGGCGGGCGGGAAGGTTACGTCACCTGGATGAACACCGATTTGAAGCGGGAACTGGACCATTACGCCCGCTTCCTGCACATGGCGGTGGAGTACAAAAAGAAGATCGGCTTTAGCGGGCCGCTGCTCATCGAGCCGAAACCGCACGAACCCACCAGCCACCAATACGATTTCGACTGCGCCCATGCCCTGGCGTTTTTGCGCGGCTACGGGCTGGAGAAGGAGTTCCGCTTCAACGTGGAAACCAATCACGCGACGCTGGCCCGCCATACGATGGTCCATGAGTTGCTCTACGCCAGCGTCCACGGCATGCTCGGTTCCATCGACGCCAATCGCGGCGATCTGCTGTTAGGCTGGGACACCGACCAGTTCCCTACGGATTTGTATTTGACGACGCAGATCATGCTGGTGGTGCTTCAGCAGGGAGGCTTGGCGCCGGGAGGGTTGAACTTCGATGCCAAGGTACGGCGGGAAAGCTTCGAGCCGGTGGACCTGTTCCATGCCCACATCGGCGCGATGGATGCGTTTGCTCAGGGGTTGAAAATCGCGGCGGCGATTCGGCGGGAAGGGCTGCTGGAGAAGTTTTTGCGGGAGCGTTACGCCTCGTGGGACAGCGGCATCGGGGCGGAGATCGAAAGCGGCCGGGCCAATTTCGAGAGCCTGGAAGCCTACATGCTCCAGAAAGGGGAAGCCGCGCCGAATGCTTCAGGCCGCCAGGAATACCTGGAGAACATCCTCAACCGCTACTTCCGCTGACGCTACAGGGACATCGGACCGCCCCTGGATAGCCGCGTATGGTGCGGACAACCCCTGGACAGCGCCGTCGGGAGAGGACCGCTCGTCCCGCTCCGGCTGACTTCGGGTTCCCGCACCAGGATTGCCATCGGAAAGACGGGACCCCTACCCTCGGACCGCGGCGGTTCGCACACTAGATATACGGGACAGAGGACCGCAATGGGGGACACAGGATAGGTCCCGACTGATGGAGTTCACCGGGAGGTTCCCCCGCCGGCAGCCCGTGATTGAGGAGAATTCGCCATGCCGATCCTTGGTCCGAAATATCTGCGCGAGTTGTTGCAGGCCCAGGAGGCGCCGTGCGTGTCGATCTATCTGCCGACGCACCGCACCTATCCGGATAATGAGCAGGACCCGATCCGCTTCAAGAACTTAGTCAAGCAGGTGGAGGAATCGCTCGCTAAGGCCTATCCCCAGCGGCAGACGGAGGAGCTGCGGCACAAGCTACAGCAGTTAGCGGGTAACGCCCTGTTCTGGCGCAACACGCTCGACGGCCTGGCGGTCCTGGCGTCTCCCAAGCGGTTCGACGTCTTCACCCTGCCGCGGACGATGCCGGAACGGGCGGTGGCCGCCGATTCGTTCCATGTCAAACCGCTGTTGCGGCATGTGCAATCGGCGGATCGCTTCCGGGTGCTGGCCCTGTCCCGCGATCGGGCGGCCCTGTTCGAGGGGAACCGGTACAAGCTCGACCCGCTCCAGGGCAATGGCTTCCCCCTGACGCTGACCGAGGTGCTGGGTAGCGAGTTGACCGAGCCGCACCGCGACCGGCACTCCGCGGACGCCGCACAACATGCGATTGCTCACGGCAGCGGTTCCCGCAAGGACGAGATCGACATCGATACCCAGCGGTTCTTCCGGGTCGTGGCGGACCGCCTGCCGCTCAACGGTGTGCCGGTGGTCCTGGCCGCGCTGGCCGAGCATCAATCGCCGTTCCGCAGCGCCTGTCACCGCCATCAGGATCTGTTGCCCGAAGGCGTCCTGGGCGATCCGTTCCATCTGAGTTTGGAAGAATTGCGGAGCAAGGCGTGGAAGGTGGTCGAGCCAATCTACCTCCAGCGCTTGCAGAAGCTGTGCGAGGATTTCGGGACGGCGTATAGCCGGGGAGCCGGTGCGGCGGACCTGGCGGATGCTGCCCATGCTGCGGTAGCGGCGCGGATCGGCCTTTTGCTCATCGATGCCGATCAGGTCATTCCTGGTGTCATCGATCCGGCGACGGGCGAGCTGCGCAACGGCGATCTAGCGGACCCCAAAGTCGATGACGCCTTGGATGACCTGGCGGAAATGGTGCTACGAGCCGGGGGCGATGTCGTTGTGGTGCCCCATGAGCGCATGCCGACCCAAACCGGTTTGGCCGCTATCTACCGCTACTGACACCGGGGCTTTGCTGCCACCGCTCCGTCCCTGTCCGTCCCGGCGGCGTCCGCCAACTCAGCAGGTCGCTTTATCAGTCTGCGGAGCTGCCGGCCGATCGAGAATCCGCCGGGCGGACTGCTGCGCCTGACGAGGAACGCATTCATGGCCAAGCAACATTCTCCCCGGTTTCTGCAACTGGTGGCCGAGGCCCGCAGCCGCATCCGCGAATGCACGGTGGAGGACGTGCGGCGGCGGATCGAGGCCGGTGAACGTTTCGTGCTCATCGATGTGCGGGAAGAGAGTGAATATGCGGCGGGGCATGCCGTCGGAGCCATCCACCTCAGTAAGGGAGTGATCGAACGGGACATCGAGAGCAAGTTTCCCGATCCGCAAACGCCTCTGGTGCTCTACTGCGGCGGCGGTTACCGCTCGGCCTTGGCTGCGGACAATCTTCAAAAGATGGGCTACACCAACGTGGTCAGCATGGAGGGAGGCTGGCGGGCGTGGGTCCAGGCCGGCCTGCCAGTCGAACACGGAACAGCCCCGACGAATACTTCCGGCTGACGGCGGAGTGTCACGGATGGGAAGAGCGTCACACGCCGGCGTTCTCCTCCAGCAGGCCGCGGCGCCACGCTCGCCGTTCGCACCAGCGCCAAACGATTCCTGCGACTCCCAGCAGCACCGCGGTCGTGATGGCCAGCAGTCCCGCCACTTCGGCCGTGCTCCAGGCGCTCAAAGGGCTTTGCAGCGGCTCTGGCAGCGGTCCCAGTAAGGCCCGGCGCATCCCCTCCACCCACCAGGTCGTCGGCAACACGAGCGCCACCCCCTGAAGCCATGTTGGCAATATGCTGATGGGATAGAGCACCCCGCTGAGCAGATAGACCAGCCCCGCCACCCCTTCGCTCAAAAACATCCCCTGCCGGGTCAGATTCAAACACATCCCCGCGAGCATCAGGCCGCTGGCCCAAAGCACCCCTACACCCAGCGCTGCAAAGACGGCCAGCCAGCCCGCATCGAGCCGCCACTCCTGCCGCATCTCCGCGAACACGGCGAGACCCACCGCGATCGTCACCGCCGCACTCACCACCCCTTCCACCATCCGGGCTAGCCCTCGACCCGCAATATAGAGCCGGAAATCGCAGGGGCTGATGTAGATGTACTTCAACATGCGATAATGTTCTCGATCCCGTATCACAGCATAGCTTAGGCCAAACATGACGAGGCCCACAAGGCTATATACGGCATTGGAGATGTAGAGGAACGGCAAATACTCTGGGGGCACCCGTCCCGGAACCGCCGCACGGGCCGCATAATACATGCACACCAGCACCAGGGAACCGCAAATCGGCTTGACGAACATGTAAAGAATAAACAGCCAGGGCCGCGCCCAATTCGTCTCCAACTGCCAGCCCAAACGAAAAGCCAAAATCAGCGTCCGCCCCGCTGAGATGATCCCTGCTTCTCTCATCTTTACCTCTTGGTGATGCCGCTCGGAATCGTGGATTTACAATCCATAGAGAAATTCCTGTTTTGACAGAGGAAGATTATCATGGGTAAAATATAGTTGTCCGCTTCGTTTCTGGTGAGGTAGGCCCGGGGACACGTCCTGTGTAGAATCTCGGCATGTCGATTGGCTCCTCGCTGGAGCCGGCGGAGAAAATCCTGTCCATGATGCCGCACGCTGTTTCACCGCTGCCACCGGATTTGCCGCTGGTCCCCCTGGGGGATCAGGCCGTGCTGGTGGCGTGGCCGGATGAAGCCTCCGCTTGGGTTTGGGCCGAGCAACTCCGCCGCCGCGCTCCGCCGTGGCTGGAGGATGTCGTCGTCGCCTATGTTTCCGTGGGGGTATTTTATGATGCCCGCCGGGTGCGTTATGCCGAGGTGCGGGACTATTTGCTGTCCTTGCCGCGGCCAGATTCCGCTGCTTCGCAAAGCTTTCCGCTTCCGGGACGCCTTTGGACCATCCCGGTCTGTTACCAGGAGCCGTTCGCTCCCGACCTACCCCAGGTAGCAGCCCAGAGTGGTTTGACGCCGGAGGAAGTCATCCGCTGCCATCAGAGTGTCACATACACCGTTTATGCCATCGGTTTTGTGCCGGGCTTCCCGTATCTGGGTTATTTGCCCCCGTCGTTGCAAGGAGTGTCCCGCTTGGCCAATCCGCGCCGCGAGGTCCCGCCGGGCAGTGTCGGCGTGGCAGGGAAACAGACCGGGATTTACCCCTTGCCCCGCCCCGGCGGCTGGCGCCTCATCGGCCGCACGCCGCTGACCATCGTCGATTTGGACGACGCATTTTTCCCCCTGGCCGTTGGAGATCGCGTCCGCTTCCAGGCGATCGACCCGGACGCCTTCGCCCGCCTCCACGGCCGCCGCCTCGATACCAGTTTCCGGACCGCCACTGATCCTGGCAGTGCCAACTGACACCGCACGGACAGCAGGAATGCCCATGCGGCGGGCTCGAAGTTGCCTGCGGCGGGGGAAGAGAACAGCGGAAGGCAGATACAATGACAGAACGCTGACACTTCGAGGACCTGCCTCAGTAGTCCCGGCTGCGGAACCACCATCCGGCCAAACCCACCAGCACCACAATATACAACAAAGATACACCCAAAGTGTTCCACCAGGACGGATATTCAATCCCGTGCAAGCCGATAGTGGCAGACTCAATAGTAGTCAATGTGCCTTCGGACAAAATTTTCGTCGTCAGTTTATCTAGGTCTTTATATCGTGGTAATACATTATTCAATGTGTCTATCGTTGTGATTGCCCAGGTGGAAATATCATTGGGAGAATTCGATTTTTTGAAAGTATCGAGTATGGATTTTACCTGTCCGACAATATAGAGGAAAAGCATGAAGAGCAACGTCACGATGATGGAAGCGAAAGCACTGCGTGTGAGCATAGCCACCAGGATGGAGACGGCGTAGAGGATGGCGAAAGCGAAGGTGAGCAGGGGGATGACGGCCAGGAAAGCGGGATTCCAGTAGCCGCTGCGCAGGGCCAGGGCCAGCCACACGCCGCCCACGGTAAATGTGGTGATGATCAATACAAAGATTAAGCCTCCAATATATTTGTAAGCCAACAATGTCATCCGGCCAATGGGCTTGGAGATGATGAGATCAATACTACCTTTCCTTAGCATATTAGGAATAAAGAATGCAGTGACAATGACACTCAGCAAGAGTGCAATACCGCCTCCCAGGCCGTTGATAATTTGATCCTCGATGACATACAAGATGATACCCAGATTGGTTTCCCGTGTCAGGGTGATGCCGCCGAAGAACATAGTCATAGTATGAGGCCAGCCCCGGACCGAGACCCCGCCGCGAACAGTGACGTCGAAGATGTAAGTGGTGTGGTTGTTCGGTGGAGTGGTGCGTTTTTCCCGGAAACGGACTTGGGCCGGCATCGCGGCATGGAATTGAAACTGCTGGGCGAGGAATTCTTCCATATCCGCCGGTTGCACGGCCTGCTGCTCCTGGGTTGAGACTTGGGGGCGCCTGAGGAAAAACGGGGGCTCTGGGGCGGGGCGGGTTTTCTGCTGGCCTTCCTTTTGCAGCCAGCGGGCAACGGCCTCCCGGAAAGTGTCTGCATCCCGCTCGGCACCGGGAGGATTGGCGGGTCCTTTCGGCGGTAAAATATCTGGCCTCCTTCCCTCCTCCGGCAGCGGAGCAGATGGCTTGGCCTGGACCTCCACGATAAGTTGGAATCCTTCCTCGACTTTCTGAATGTCGCGGGCCAGGAAGTTGCAGTCGGCATACTCGATGTTTCGCCCTTGGCCGCGATGGGGCAGGAACTGGGTGAAGGACTGCACGATCTTCGGAAAGGCCTTCTCGGCGGGCAGCGGCTCAAATCCCATGCTGGCGCACAAGGCGATGACCACGGCCCCTAAAGCCAGCATGATCAGGATGATCCAGCTATCGACCGCTTCGCGGTAGGAATCCCGCAGGATGGCCCCGAATTGCCGCAGATGATGCCCCATGTGCTTGTCTCCTGATTGTCTGTGTTGAATCTAGGGGACCTCGAATGCGTCGATGTTGCATTCCGCTGGCTAAAGTGCTCGCTGGGAAACGGGGTGTGTCCCCGCAGTTCGACGAGCTAGGGTCGGCGCTACCGTTCACGCCTAACTTTGCGGTGCCCCTTGAGCCTGCATGCCGATGAAAACGTCCTCCAGGGAGATGCGCCGTTCCACCAGGTGGCGCAGGTGTAACTGCTGCTGAGCGAGAAATTGCAGCAGCGGATCGATGGTTTGGCCATCCTGGAGGAGGATTTCCCAGCGGGGCGGCAGGGGCGGCGCACCGGGCGGCGTCGGGGGCAAGGGTAGAGGACGCACGGCATAGCCGAGCCGCTGCACCAATTCCAGCGGGAGCTGTTCCCCAGAGGCCAGGCCAATCTCGTAACAGCCCTGCTGCCGGGTTAGCTCATGGACCGTGCCTTCGCGAAGGAGTTCCCCTTGCCGCAGGATGGCCACGCGGTCGCAGATCAGCTCGACTTCCCCTAGCAGGTGGGAATTGAGGAAGATCGTCC is part of the Thermogemmata fonticola genome and encodes:
- the xylA gene encoding xylose isomerase translates to MAYFPDIPRIEYEGPESKNPLAFRHYNPEEVVEGKPMKEHLRFAVCYWHTFRGTGSDPFGPGCAVRPWEDGSDSLEMALKRVDVAFEFMEKLGVPFYCFHDRDVAPEGANLAETNRNLDVVVRRLKEQQQRTGIRLLWGTANLFSNKRYVHGAATSCNADVFAYAAAQVKKAMEVTLELGGANYLFWGGREGYVTWMNTDLKRELDHYARFLHMAVEYKKKIGFSGPLLIEPKPHEPTSHQYDFDCAHALAFLRGYGLEKEFRFNVETNHATLARHTMVHELLYASVHGMLGSIDANRGDLLLGWDTDQFPTDLYLTTQIMLVVLQQGGLAPGGLNFDAKVRRESFEPVDLFHAHIGAMDAFAQGLKIAAAIRREGLLEKFLRERYASWDSGIGAEIESGRANFESLEAYMLQKGEAAPNASGRQEYLENILNRYFR
- a CDS encoding baeRF3 domain-containing protein, giving the protein MPILGPKYLRELLQAQEAPCVSIYLPTHRTYPDNEQDPIRFKNLVKQVEESLAKAYPQRQTEELRHKLQQLAGNALFWRNTLDGLAVLASPKRFDVFTLPRTMPERAVAADSFHVKPLLRHVQSADRFRVLALSRDRAALFEGNRYKLDPLQGNGFPLTLTEVLGSELTEPHRDRHSADAAQHAIAHGSGSRKDEIDIDTQRFFRVVADRLPLNGVPVVLAALAEHQSPFRSACHRHQDLLPEGVLGDPFHLSLEELRSKAWKVVEPIYLQRLQKLCEDFGTAYSRGAGAADLADAAHAAVAARIGLLLIDADQVIPGVIDPATGELRNGDLADPKVDDALDDLAEMVLRAGGDVVVVPHERMPTQTGLAAIYRY
- a CDS encoding rhodanese-like domain-containing protein — encoded protein: MAKQHSPRFLQLVAEARSRIRECTVEDVRRRIEAGERFVLIDVREESEYAAGHAVGAIHLSKGVIERDIESKFPDPQTPLVLYCGGGYRSALAADNLQKMGYTNVVSMEGGWRAWVQAGLPVEHGTAPTNTSG
- a CDS encoding ABC transporter permease, with translation MREAGIISAGRTLILAFRLGWQLETNWARPWLFILYMFVKPICGSLVLVCMYYAARAAVPGRVPPEYLPFLYISNAVYSLVGLVMFGLSYAVIRDREHYRMLKYIYISPCDFRLYIAGRGLARMVEGVVSAAVTIAVGLAVFAEMRQEWRLDAGWLAVFAALGVGVLWASGLMLAGMCLNLTRQGMFLSEGVAGLVYLLSGVLYPISILPTWLQGVALVLPTTWWVEGMRRALLGPLPEPLQSPLSAWSTAEVAGLLAITTAVLLGVAGIVWRWCERRAWRRGLLEENAGV
- the pxpB gene encoding 5-oxoprolinase subunit PxpB → MMPHAVSPLPPDLPLVPLGDQAVLVAWPDEASAWVWAEQLRRRAPPWLEDVVVAYVSVGVFYDARRVRYAEVRDYLLSLPRPDSAASQSFPLPGRLWTIPVCYQEPFAPDLPQVAAQSGLTPEEVIRCHQSVTYTVYAIGFVPGFPYLGYLPPSLQGVSRLANPRREVPPGSVGVAGKQTGIYPLPRPGGWRLIGRTPLTIVDLDDAFFPLAVGDRVRFQAIDPDAFARLHGRRLDTSFRTATDPGSAN
- a CDS encoding ABC transporter permease — encoded protein: MGHHLRQFGAILRDSYREAVDSWIILIMLALGAVVIALCASMGFEPLPAEKAFPKIVQSFTQFLPHRGQGRNIEYADCNFLARDIQKVEEGFQLIVEVQAKPSAPLPEEGRRPDILPPKGPANPPGAERDADTFREAVARWLQKEGQQKTRPAPEPPFFLRRPQVSTQEQQAVQPADMEEFLAQQFQFHAAMPAQVRFREKRTTPPNNHTTYIFDVTVRGGVSVRGWPHTMTMFFGGITLTRETNLGIILYVIEDQIINGLGGGIALLLSVIVTAFFIPNMLRKGSIDLIISKPIGRMTLLAYKYIGGLIFVLIITTFTVGGVWLALALRSGYWNPAFLAVIPLLTFAFAILYAVSILVAMLTRSAFASIIVTLLFMLFLYIVGQVKSILDTFKKSNSPNDISTWAITTIDTLNNVLPRYKDLDKLTTKILSEGTLTTIESATIGLHGIEYPSWWNTLGVSLLYIVVLVGLAGWWFRSRDY